A stretch of Vannielia litorea DNA encodes these proteins:
- a CDS encoding corrinoid protein has product MSADDEDDIILSELSDEDLTAQMHDDLYDGLREEIEEGVNILLERGWTPYDILTKALVAGMKVVGDDFRDGILFVPEVLLAANAMKAGMAILKPLLVETGAPRMGKMVIGTVKGDIHDIGKNLVSMMMEGAGFEVVDLGINNPVEKYLDALKAEEADILGMSALLTTTMPYMKVVIDALVEQGLREDYIVLVGGAPLNEEFGRAIGADAYCRDAAVAVETAKQFIARKHNQLAG; this is encoded by the coding sequence ATGTCTGCGGATGACGAAGACGACATCATCCTTTCGGAACTCTCCGACGAGGACCTGACCGCCCAGATGCACGACGACCTCTACGATGGCCTCAGGGAGGAGATCGAAGAGGGCGTGAACATCCTGCTCGAGCGTGGCTGGACCCCTTACGACATTCTCACCAAGGCCCTGGTGGCCGGCATGAAGGTTGTGGGCGACGACTTTCGCGATGGTATCCTCTTCGTCCCCGAGGTGCTGCTCGCCGCCAATGCCATGAAGGCCGGCATGGCGATCCTGAAGCCGCTTCTGGTCGAAACCGGCGCGCCGCGCATGGGCAAGATGGTGATCGGCACCGTGAAGGGCGACATTCACGACATCGGCAAGAACCTTGTCAGCATGATGATGGAGGGCGCGGGCTTCGAGGTGGTCGACCTCGGCATCAACAACCCGGTGGAAAAATATCTCGACGCGCTGAAGGCCGAAGAGGCCGACATTCTCGGCATGTCCGCCCTGCTGACCACCACCATGCCCTACATGAAGGTGGTGATCGACGCGCTGGTGGAGCAGGGTCTGCGCGAGGATTACATCGTGCTGGTCGGCGGTGCGCCCCTGAACGAGGAGTTCGGCCGCGCCATCGGGGCCGATGCCTATTGCCGCGATGCCGCTGTGGCGGTGGAGACGGCCAAGCAGTTCATCGCCCGCAAGCACAACCAGCTGGCCGGCTGA
- a CDS encoding PA0069 family radical SAM protein, giving the protein MVPEHRRRGRAALSNIANRFDPYAVERVDDGWESGAEAELPPLRTEVALENPRRIITRNSSPDLSFDRSINAYRGCEHGCIYCFARPSHAYLGFSPGLDFETRLVAKPGAPERLAAELRSASYEVAPIAMGTNTDPYQPIERTHRITRRLLEVLRAHNHPVGIVTKGSLIERDLDILGEMGWEGLARVGISVTTLNADLARRMEPRVPSPARRLKMIERLAGAGVQVRVMASPMIPGLTDHEMEKILESARDAGAVAASYIVLRLPREVSPLFRDWLEANVPDRAARVMARVREMHGGRDYDPEWGRRMKGQGTHAALLSHRFEVACKRLGLKRNLPPLRCDLFRVPPAPGDQLDLFG; this is encoded by the coding sequence ATGGTGCCCGAGCACCGCAGGCGCGGGCGGGCGGCGCTGTCGAACATCGCCAACCGGTTCGATCCCTATGCGGTCGAGCGGGTGGACGATGGGTGGGAGAGTGGGGCGGAGGCCGAACTGCCGCCGCTGCGCACCGAGGTTGCGCTGGAGAACCCGCGCAGGATCATCACCCGCAACAGCTCGCCCGATCTCAGCTTCGACCGCTCCATCAATGCCTATCGCGGCTGCGAGCATGGCTGCATCTACTGCTTTGCCCGGCCGAGCCATGCCTACCTTGGCTTCTCTCCCGGGCTCGATTTCGAGACCCGGCTGGTGGCCAAGCCGGGCGCGCCCGAGCGGCTGGCGGCGGAGCTGCGGAGTGCCTCCTACGAGGTGGCCCCGATCGCCATGGGCACCAACACCGACCCCTATCAGCCGATCGAGCGGACCCACCGGATCACCCGGCGTCTGCTGGAGGTGCTGCGCGCGCACAACCACCCGGTGGGCATCGTCACCAAGGGCAGCCTGATCGAGCGCGACCTGGACATCCTCGGCGAGATGGGCTGGGAGGGGCTGGCGCGCGTGGGCATTTCGGTGACCACGCTGAACGCCGATCTGGCCCGCAGGATGGAGCCGCGCGTGCCGTCGCCCGCACGTCGGCTGAAGATGATCGAGCGGCTGGCCGGCGCGGGCGTGCAGGTGCGGGTCATGGCCTCGCCGATGATCCCGGGGCTGACCGACCACGAGATGGAGAAGATCCTCGAATCCGCCCGCGATGCCGGCGCCGTGGCGGCCAGCTACATCGTGCTGCGCCTGCCGCGCGAGGTGTCGCCGCTGTTTCGCGACTGGCTGGAGGCCAACGTGCCCGACCGCGCGGCGCGGGTCATGGCACGGGTGCGCGAGATGCACGGCGGGCGCGATTACGACCCGGAATGGGGCCGCCGGATGAAGGGGCAGGGCACCCATGCGGCGCTGCTGTCGCATCGTTTCGAGGTGGCCTGCAAGCGGTTGGGGCTCAAGCGCAACCTGCCGCCGCTGCGCTGCGATCTGTTCCGCGTTCCGCCCGCACCGGGCGACCAGCTCGATCTCTTCGGCTGA
- the purS gene encoding phosphoribosylformylglycinamidine synthase subunit PurS, translating to MKVRVDVMLKQGVLDPQGEAVKSALGALGFTGVEGVRQGKVIELELAEGATEADVKAMCEKLLANTVIESYAIHM from the coding sequence ATGAAGGTTCGCGTTGACGTGATGCTCAAGCAGGGTGTGCTCGACCCGCAGGGCGAGGCGGTGAAATCGGCGCTCGGCGCGCTGGGGTTCACCGGCGTCGAAGGCGTGCGGCAGGGCAAGGTGATCGAGCTGGAGCTGGCCGAAGGCGCCACCGAGGCCGACGTGAAGGCGATGTGCGAAAAGCTCCTCGCCAATACGGTGATCGAGAGCTACGCGATCCACATGTGA
- a CDS encoding TetR/AcrR family transcriptional regulator translates to MTEPIQRRARATRANLIAAAESIVAREGFGALRVEQVVKAAGVAKGTFFTHFADKDVLIEQLVAKRISRLLDALQTTRRPSSAKALAATLGPIIELLTCERYVFDLVQRASLADGPIAEALSRLDIILTGWFGGLFGAPPFRTDLDPKVMAEGIRAFTLMAMARHVARPGKATDPGKALAAQVEAFLMPPA, encoded by the coding sequence ATGACAGAGCCCATCCAGCGCCGCGCCCGCGCCACCCGTGCCAATCTGATCGCCGCCGCCGAGAGCATCGTGGCCCGCGAGGGCTTCGGCGCGCTTCGGGTCGAGCAGGTGGTGAAGGCGGCAGGCGTGGCCAAGGGCACGTTCTTCACCCATTTCGCCGACAAGGACGTGCTGATTGAGCAGCTCGTGGCCAAGCGGATCTCGCGGTTGCTCGACGCGCTGCAAACCACGCGGCGGCCCTCCAGCGCCAAGGCGCTGGCCGCCACGCTCGGCCCGATCATCGAGCTGCTGACCTGCGAACGCTATGTCTTCGACCTTGTGCAACGCGCGTCCCTCGCGGATGGCCCGATTGCCGAGGCGCTCTCGCGGCTCGATATCATCCTGACCGGCTGGTTCGGCGGGCTCTTCGGCGCGCCGCCGTTCCGGACCGACCTGGACCCCAAGGTGATGGCCGAGGGGATCCGGGCCTTCACCCTCATGGCCATGGCCCGCCACGTGGCCCGGCCCGGAAAGGCGACCGATCCGGGCAAGGCGCTGGCGGCGCAGGTCGAGGCCTTTCTGATGCCCCCGGCCTGA
- a CDS encoding DUF1638 domain-containing protein, protein MKLPSDSKLTEDGLAPAGRGELLLIACGALAREILALIERNGWRHMALTCLPAILHNRPETIPDAVEAAVKKHRDAFERIYVVYADCGTGGLLQARCKALGVEMVPGPHCYSFFEGNAAFAAHDDEITAFYLTDFLVRQFDAFVTRPLKFDKHPELKEMYFGHYEKLVYQAQTDDPALTELARQHAETLGLAFERRFTGYGDLEVALAKA, encoded by the coding sequence GTGAAACTTCCCAGCGACAGCAAGCTGACCGAGGATGGCCTAGCCCCCGCGGGCCGGGGCGAGCTGCTGCTCATCGCCTGCGGCGCGCTGGCCCGCGAGATCCTGGCGCTGATCGAGCGGAATGGCTGGCGCCACATGGCGCTCACCTGCCTGCCCGCGATCCTGCACAACCGGCCCGAGACGATCCCCGATGCGGTGGAGGCGGCGGTGAAGAAGCACCGCGACGCCTTCGAGCGGATCTACGTGGTCTATGCCGATTGCGGCACCGGCGGGCTGTTGCAGGCGCGCTGTAAAGCACTCGGGGTCGAGATGGTGCCCGGACCCCATTGCTACAGCTTCTTCGAGGGCAACGCCGCCTTCGCCGCCCATGACGATGAGATCACGGCCTTTTACCTGACTGACTTTCTCGTGCGGCAGTTCGATGCCTTCGTGACCCGGCCGCTGAAGTTCGACAAGCACCCGGAACTGAAGGAGATGTACTTTGGGCATTACGAGAAGCTGGTCTATCAGGCGCAAACCGACGATCCGGCGCTGACCGAGCTGGCGCGGCAGCACGCTGAAACGCTGGGGCTGGCCTTCGAGCGGAGGTTCACCGGCTATGGCGACCTGGAGGTGGCGCTGGCCAAGGCCTGA
- a CDS encoding DUF1476 domain-containing protein, whose translation MSTFDDRENAFENKFAHDAEMQFRAEARRNKLLGLWAAGLMGKSGEDALSYAKEVVAADFEEAGDEDVYRKVSGDLGSLADEATIRAQMKALMTEAKAQLMEES comes from the coding sequence ATGTCCACCTTCGACGATCGCGAGAACGCGTTTGAAAACAAGTTTGCCCACGACGCCGAGATGCAGTTCCGGGCCGAGGCGCGGCGCAACAAGCTGCTCGGGCTCTGGGCCGCGGGCCTGATGGGCAAGTCGGGCGAGGATGCGCTGTCCTATGCCAAGGAGGTGGTTGCCGCCGATTTCGAGGAGGCCGGCGACGAGGACGTCTATCGCAAGGTCTCGGGCGATCTGGGCAGCCTCGCGGACGAGGCCACGATCCGGGCCCAGATGAAGGCCCTGATGACCGAAGCCAAGGCCCAACTGATGGAAGAGAGCTGA
- the bmt gene encoding betaine--homocysteine S-methyltransferase, whose translation MPDVLSTLLAERPFLLTDGATGTTLFNMGLQSGDAPELWNDEHPDRIAALYKGAVEAGSDLFLTNSFGGNASRLKLHNAQDRTRELNRKAAEIGREVADKAGRPVVVAGSMGPTGEIMGAIGTLSHEDAVAMFHEQAEGLKEGGADVLWVETISAPEEYKAAAEACGLAGMPWVGTMSFDTAGRTMMGVTSADMVKMVTRLPNPPLAFGANCGVGASDLLRTVKGFLAEGPELPVIAKGNAGIPKYVDGHIHYNGTPELMADYACMARDMGARIIGGCCGTTPEHLAAMREALDTRPAAPAPTLEQIAERLGGFSSASDGTGDEPSPERQRRGRRRS comes from the coding sequence ATGCCCGACGTTCTCTCCACCCTGCTGGCTGAACGCCCCTTCCTGCTGACCGATGGTGCCACCGGCACGACGCTGTTCAACATGGGCCTCCAGTCGGGCGACGCGCCGGAACTGTGGAACGACGAGCACCCCGACCGGATCGCCGCGCTCTACAAGGGCGCGGTCGAGGCCGGCTCCGACCTGTTTCTGACCAACAGCTTTGGCGGCAACGCCTCGCGGCTCAAGCTGCACAACGCCCAGGACCGCACCCGCGAACTCAATCGCAAGGCCGCGGAGATCGGCCGCGAGGTGGCCGACAAGGCCGGCCGCCCGGTGGTGGTCGCGGGCTCCATGGGCCCGACCGGCGAGATCATGGGCGCCATCGGCACGCTCAGCCACGAGGATGCGGTGGCGATGTTTCACGAGCAGGCCGAGGGGCTGAAGGAAGGCGGCGCCGATGTGCTCTGGGTCGAGACGATCTCGGCCCCGGAAGAATACAAGGCCGCCGCGGAGGCCTGTGGGCTGGCGGGCATGCCCTGGGTCGGCACCATGAGCTTTGACACCGCCGGCCGCACCATGATGGGCGTGACCTCTGCCGACATGGTCAAGATGGTCACCCGCCTCCCCAACCCGCCGCTGGCCTTCGGCGCCAATTGCGGCGTCGGCGCCTCCGACCTGCTGCGCACGGTGAAGGGCTTTCTCGCCGAGGGGCCGGAGCTGCCGGTGATCGCCAAGGGCAACGCCGGCATCCCCAAATACGTCGATGGTCACATCCACTACAACGGAACGCCCGAGCTCATGGCCGATTACGCCTGCATGGCGCGCGACATGGGCGCGCGGATCATCGGCGGCTGCTGCGGCACCACGCCCGAGCATCTCGCCGCGATGCGCGAGGCGCTCGACACCCGCCCCGCCGCCCCGGCCCCGACGCTGGAGCAGATCGCCGAACGCCTGGGTGGCTTTTCCTCCGCCAGCGACGGCACCGGCGACGAGCCCTCCCCCGAACGCCAGCGCCGCGGCCGCCGCCGGAGCTGA
- a CDS encoding CHAT domain-containing protein, translating to MLRLTHLFLTLACLALPARAEEVPFDYPHMPGAAQEFYETARAGEPTAAYNYVLPLFSETGLTDAERRQMTGWLRAAYNGYDHGDATGVLYAAMAAKLLTTLYSELAEHSFALGWANLCIEALGERWEEQEANLTLGQCLEAAAVALNELSRYGEAIEHAGLARQVYKVFAEDDPLRDFYVANTLMLEANALDGLKRHREAIGVSEDALEIFERMEGAESASVAAITANIGASYWYLKELEPARDWSLRALPLLDRHWGPHSYAPAVVRVNLGLIAFDMGEDEKAMRYAVEILPYIATNPRSSLNNQRWTFELMRNIFARRGQVEKAILFGKMAVNAQQEIRALNQSLPEEDTEGLRAEWSRLYRDLADLMIAEGRFSEAQAVLNMEKEQEAFEFLRRDGEAELRDTVAVLTDSEKSDAEKLAELALRPVEARAAWETLSARLAAGGGTAEEEDQLFLLEDAMAEANAAFEAEVEEFLTAVSFDRRAGFAALFDATGAYQSILEARERPSAILQLAMLDDATHLFLTLPGATVHEQVAVPREEMNRMVFDALQAIEARSPEAQARLHALHEVLFAPIRPALETAGTEVVMVNADGVLRYVPFAALHDGSRYLVEDFAFALYVAAVQTQFSRPPRASESAAGFGVTEAHEGFSALPGVASELETLFTAADGEGVLAGQALLDGAFDTRALRRALRDPPELLHIASHFALRPGRDDDSFLLLGDGTRLPLSELRSSKFRFTGVDLLTLSACQTARGGDGSEIDGFGAAALMGGASAVLASLWPVADAATPILMRDFYAGLYQRGEDKAEALRRAQIAMLHGAGAGEAPGESANRAATALKAGPSAGAVSDFAHPYFWSAFVLMGNWL from the coding sequence ATGCTTCGGCTGACACACCTGTTTCTGACCCTCGCCTGCCTGGCTCTGCCCGCGCGGGCCGAGGAGGTGCCGTTCGACTATCCGCACATGCCGGGGGCCGCGCAGGAGTTCTACGAGACGGCGCGGGCAGGTGAGCCGACGGCGGCCTACAACTACGTGCTGCCGCTCTTCTCCGAGACCGGCCTGACCGATGCCGAGCGCCGCCAGATGACCGGCTGGCTGCGCGCGGCCTACAACGGCTATGACCACGGCGATGCCACCGGCGTGCTCTATGCCGCGATGGCCGCCAAACTGCTGACGACGCTCTATTCCGAGCTGGCCGAGCACAGCTTCGCCCTCGGCTGGGCCAACCTTTGCATCGAGGCCCTGGGAGAGCGCTGGGAGGAGCAGGAGGCCAACCTGACCCTCGGCCAATGCCTCGAGGCCGCCGCCGTGGCGCTCAACGAGCTGTCGCGCTACGGCGAGGCGATCGAGCATGCAGGGCTGGCGCGGCAGGTCTACAAGGTCTTTGCCGAGGACGACCCGCTGCGCGATTTCTACGTGGCCAACACCCTGATGCTCGAGGCCAACGCGCTCGACGGTCTCAAGCGCCACCGCGAGGCCATCGGCGTGAGCGAGGATGCGCTGGAGATCTTCGAGCGGATGGAGGGGGCCGAGAGCGCCTCGGTGGCCGCGATCACGGCTAACATCGGTGCGTCCTACTGGTATCTGAAGGAGCTGGAGCCGGCCCGCGACTGGTCGCTCCGGGCGCTGCCGCTGCTCGACCGGCACTGGGGCCCGCACAGCTATGCACCTGCCGTCGTGCGGGTGAACCTGGGGCTCATCGCCTTCGACATGGGCGAGGACGAGAAGGCCATGCGCTACGCGGTCGAAATCCTGCCCTACATCGCCACCAACCCGCGCTCGTCGCTGAACAACCAGCGCTGGACCTTCGAGCTGATGCGCAACATCTTCGCCCGGCGCGGGCAGGTCGAAAAGGCGATCCTCTTCGGCAAGATGGCGGTCAACGCCCAGCAGGAGATCCGCGCGCTCAACCAGTCGCTGCCCGAGGAAGATACCGAAGGGCTGCGCGCCGAGTGGAGCCGGCTCTACCGCGACCTCGCCGACCTGATGATCGCCGAGGGCCGCTTCTCCGAGGCGCAGGCGGTGCTGAACATGGAGAAGGAGCAGGAGGCCTTCGAGTTCCTGCGGCGCGATGGCGAGGCAGAGCTGCGCGACACCGTGGCCGTGCTGACCGACAGCGAGAAGAGCGACGCCGAAAAGCTGGCCGAGCTCGCCCTGCGGCCGGTCGAGGCCCGCGCGGCCTGGGAGACGCTCTCGGCCCGGCTCGCGGCCGGCGGCGGCACCGCGGAGGAGGAAGACCAGCTCTTTCTTCTCGAGGATGCCATGGCCGAGGCCAATGCCGCCTTCGAGGCCGAGGTGGAGGAGTTTCTGACCGCGGTCAGTTTCGACCGCCGCGCAGGCTTTGCCGCCCTCTTCGACGCCACCGGCGCCTACCAGTCGATTCTGGAGGCGCGCGAGAGACCCTCCGCAATCCTGCAACTGGCCATGCTCGACGACGCCACCCACCTCTTCCTCACCCTGCCGGGGGCCACGGTGCACGAGCAGGTGGCGGTGCCGCGCGAGGAGATGAACCGCATGGTCTTCGACGCGCTCCAGGCCATCGAGGCTCGCAGCCCCGAGGCGCAGGCGCGGCTGCACGCGCTCCACGAGGTGCTCTTCGCGCCGATCCGCCCCGCGCTGGAGACGGCCGGCACCGAGGTGGTGATGGTCAATGCGGATGGCGTGCTGCGCTACGTGCCCTTTGCCGCGCTCCACGACGGCAGCCGCTACCTGGTGGAGGATTTCGCCTTCGCGCTCTACGTCGCCGCCGTGCAGACCCAGTTCTCCCGCCCGCCGCGCGCGTCCGAGAGCGCGGCGGGCTTCGGGGTGACCGAGGCGCACGAGGGGTTCTCGGCGCTCCCCGGCGTGGCCTCGGAGCTCGAAACCCTCTTCACCGCCGCCGATGGCGAGGGCGTTCTGGCCGGCCAAGCCCTGCTCGACGGCGCGTTCGACACCCGCGCCCTGCGCCGTGCCCTGCGCGACCCGCCCGAGCTCTTGCACATCGCCTCCCACTTCGCGCTCAGGCCGGGGCGGGACGATGACAGCTTCCTGCTGCTGGGCGACGGCACCCGCCTGCCGCTCTCCGAGTTGCGCTCGTCGAAGTTCCGGTTCACCGGGGTCGACCTTCTCACGCTCTCGGCCTGCCAGACCGCCCGCGGCGGCGATGGCTCCGAGATCGACGGCTTCGGGGCGGCGGCGCTGATGGGCGGGGCGAGCGCGGTGCTGGCCTCGCTCTGGCCGGTGGCCGATGCCGCCACGCCGATCCTGATGCGCGACTTCTATGCCGGGCTCTACCAGCGCGGCGAGGACAAGGCCGAGGCCCTGCGCCGCGCCCAGATCGCCATGCTCCACGGCGCAGGGGCAGGGGAGGCTCCCGGCGAGAGCGCCAACCGCGCGGCCACCGCCCTCAAGGCAGGACCATCGGCCGGCGCGGTAAGCGATTTCGCCCACCCCTACTTCTGGTCGGCCTTCGTGCTGATGGGCAACTGGCTTTGA
- the purC gene encoding phosphoribosylaminoimidazolesuccinocarboxamide synthase, producing MARRKLVYEGKAKILYEGPEPGTLVQYFKDDATAFNAEKKATIEGKGVLNNRLSEFFMTGLNNIGVPTHFIKRINMREQLIRSVEIVPLEVIVRNFAAGSMAKRLGMEEGTQLPRPIIEFSYKDDKLGDPLVPEEYIIAFGWASQQDLDDIVALALRVNDYLSGVMYGVGIKLVDFKIEVGRIWENEYMRLIVADEISPDSCRLWDLESGRKLDKDVFRRDLGSLTDAYTEVARRLGVLPSNGPAPMGKPKLIN from the coding sequence ATGGCACGACGCAAGCTCGTCTACGAAGGCAAGGCGAAGATTCTCTACGAAGGCCCCGAGCCCGGCACCCTGGTGCAGTATTTCAAGGATGATGCCACCGCCTTCAACGCCGAGAAGAAGGCGACGATCGAGGGCAAGGGCGTGCTGAACAACCGGCTCTCCGAGTTCTTCATGACCGGGCTGAACAACATCGGCGTGCCGACCCATTTCATCAAGCGGATCAACATGCGCGAGCAGCTGATCCGCTCGGTCGAGATCGTGCCGCTCGAGGTGATCGTGCGCAACTTCGCCGCAGGCTCCATGGCCAAACGGCTGGGGATGGAAGAGGGCACGCAGCTGCCCCGCCCGATCATCGAGTTCTCGTACAAGGACGACAAGCTGGGCGATCCGCTGGTGCCCGAGGAGTATATCATCGCCTTCGGCTGGGCCTCGCAGCAGGACCTCGACGACATCGTGGCGCTGGCGCTGCGGGTGAACGACTATCTTTCCGGCGTGATGTACGGCGTCGGCATCAAGCTGGTCGATTTCAAGATCGAGGTCGGCCGGATCTGGGAAAACGAGTACATGCGGCTCATCGTGGCCGACGAGATCAGCCCCGACAGCTGCCGCCTGTGGGATCTCGAGAGCGGCCGCAAGCTCGACAAGGACGTGTTCCGCCGCGACCTGGGCTCGCTGACCGACGCCTATACCGAAGTGGCCCGCCGTCTCGGCGTGCTGCCCTCCAACGGCCCCGCCCCGATGGGCAAGCCGAAGCTGATCAACTGA
- a CDS encoding DUF3592 domain-containing protein, which yields MSDAFFIRTRFDGHREISWRSWLLVWIMPALFLGAAALFALFTLTAPLGKQAAEGEVIELRAYEGWSPLEGEVTNYSPLFRYMRADGTEARASTGMSHSGWNFAPGSRMTILYDPDTNGDVYLPGTWHWIIPGALAALGAATLVPALLAALLLLRWRRRAPALR from the coding sequence ATGTCCGATGCCTTCTTCATCCGCACCCGTTTCGACGGCCACCGCGAGATCAGCTGGCGCAGCTGGCTGCTGGTCTGGATCATGCCTGCGCTCTTCCTCGGGGCCGCCGCGCTCTTCGCGCTCTTCACCCTTACCGCGCCCCTGGGCAAGCAGGCGGCCGAGGGCGAGGTGATCGAGCTGCGCGCCTACGAGGGCTGGAGCCCGCTGGAGGGCGAGGTCACCAACTACTCGCCGCTCTTCCGCTACATGCGCGCCGACGGCACCGAGGCCCGCGCCTCCACGGGCATGTCCCATTCCGGGTGGAACTTTGCCCCGGGCAGCCGGATGACCATCCTCTACGACCCCGACACCAACGGCGACGTCTATCTCCCCGGCACCTGGCACTGGATCATCCCCGGTGCGCTCGCCGCGCTCGGGGCTGCCACGCTGGTGCCGGCGCTCCTTGCAGCCCTGCTCCTGCTGCGCTGGCGCCGCCGCGCCCCGGCGTTGCGCTGA
- a CDS encoding phosphatidylglycerol lysyltransferase domain-containing protein, translating into MGEVSHRLHRAAGTLKRAGLGRLVLRQGLPILAVLALLPVLAGWLQGLDLAAGWALLAGLPGHRWVGALCMTAVSFWALGRYDLAIHRWLSTGQNEDAAQGAGVTAIAVGQSTGFGLVIGALVRWRMLPGLGLARALGVTAAVALSFLAGWALFTSLCLLALPSAFPHAAPVGALGVLAGGFIVALCLWPPGWGGLARLPRLPSIWLASRIATFATLDCTAAALAFWLLLPPGTELAFGALLPAFLVALGAGIIGGTPGGAGPFEATLAVMLAQVDGAALACAILGFRLVYYALPAGLGLLAAAAGPMRSLATLRIEREALSRQRPVFRRAGRPPSPDLGWHLATADRAEAGLLRQGELGWLEAPGSGGGWAAAPTGSALVAIGAPFGPWGAARHWIAALRAEARSRGLAPVIYKAGARMAASAREAGFCVVPVAEEAVLDPTGFCLDSPEHRQLRRKLRRAEKAGLVITREMGPPDPATSAEMAAVSAAWEAGRGGARGFSMGRFCPVYIGHQHRYVARSRGRILGFASFHVSTREWVLDLMRTLPDSPEGGTAAPDGTMHALVLRAIEEAAARGCPRLSLAAVPLRGTPAEDSGTPPLFAALRARLDEATGGAGLRQFKACFAPRWEPLYMAAPNRLALALAAVDIARRVARPRALPRLGPEFAAPGGLAPPRTADRAAREQAPPLRRAS; encoded by the coding sequence ATGGGCGAGGTTTCTCACAGGCTGCACCGCGCGGCCGGCACGCTGAAGCGGGCGGGTCTGGGGCGGCTGGTGCTGCGGCAGGGCCTGCCGATCCTGGCCGTTCTGGCGCTGCTGCCCGTGCTGGCAGGCTGGCTGCAGGGGCTCGACCTGGCCGCCGGTTGGGCGCTGCTCGCCGGGCTGCCGGGGCATCGCTGGGTCGGCGCGCTGTGCATGACCGCGGTCAGTTTCTGGGCGCTCGGGCGATACGACCTGGCCATTCACCGCTGGCTCTCCACCGGACAGAACGAGGATGCAGCCCAGGGGGCCGGGGTGACGGCGATCGCCGTCGGCCAATCCACCGGCTTCGGGCTGGTCATCGGCGCGCTGGTGCGGTGGCGCATGTTGCCGGGGCTCGGCCTTGCCCGCGCGCTGGGCGTGACCGCCGCGGTCGCGCTCTCCTTTCTGGCGGGATGGGCACTCTTTACCTCGCTCTGCCTGCTCGCCCTGCCCTCGGCCTTTCCTCATGCCGCGCCGGTCGGTGCCCTTGGCGTGCTGGCGGGTGGCTTCATCGTCGCGCTCTGTCTCTGGCCCCCCGGCTGGGGCGGGCTGGCACGGTTGCCTCGGCTGCCCTCGATCTGGCTGGCGAGCCGGATCGCCACCTTCGCCACCCTCGATTGCACCGCCGCCGCGCTGGCCTTCTGGCTGCTGCTGCCCCCCGGAACGGAGCTGGCCTTTGGCGCGCTTCTGCCGGCCTTCCTGGTGGCGCTCGGCGCGGGCATCATCGGCGGCACGCCGGGCGGGGCCGGCCCGTTCGAGGCGACGCTGGCGGTGATGCTGGCCCAGGTCGATGGCGCGGCGCTTGCCTGTGCGATCCTCGGGTTCCGCCTGGTCTACTACGCGCTGCCCGCGGGGCTCGGGCTGCTGGCGGCGGCCGCGGGGCCGATGCGCAGCCTCGCCACCCTGCGGATCGAGCGCGAGGCGCTGAGCCGCCAGCGCCCCGTCTTCCGCCGAGCCGGCCGGCCGCCCTCGCCCGACCTGGGCTGGCACCTTGCCACCGCAGACCGCGCCGAGGCCGGGCTCCTCCGCCAGGGAGAGCTCGGCTGGCTCGAGGCACCCGGCTCCGGCGGCGGCTGGGCGGCCGCGCCCACAGGCTCGGCGCTCGTGGCCATCGGGGCGCCCTTCGGCCCCTGGGGCGCAGCCCGCCACTGGATCGCGGCCCTGCGCGCCGAGGCCCGCAGCCGGGGGCTTGCGCCGGTGATCTACAAGGCGGGCGCGCGCATGGCCGCAAGCGCGCGGGAGGCCGGCTTTTGCGTGGTGCCGGTGGCGGAGGAGGCGGTGCTGGACCCGACCGGGTTTTGCCTCGACAGCCCGGAGCACCGGCAACTCCGCCGCAAGCTGCGCCGCGCCGAGAAGGCGGGGCTCGTCATCACCCGCGAGATGGGCCCGCCCGATCCGGCCACCAGCGCCGAGATGGCCGCCGTCTCCGCCGCCTGGGAGGCCGGGCGCGGCGGGGCGCGCGGGTTTTCGATGGGGCGTTTCTGCCCGGTCTACATCGGCCACCAGCATCGGTATGTCGCCCGGTCCCGAGGCCGGATCCTGGGGTTCGCCAGTTTCCACGTTTCGACCCGCGAATGGGTGCTCGACCTGATGCGCACCCTGCCCGACAGCCCGGAGGGCGGCACGGCTGCGCCGGATGGCACGATGCATGCGCTCGTTCTCCGCGCCATCGAGGAGGCCGCGGCCCGCGGCTGCCCGCGCCTGTCGCTCGCCGCCGTTCCCCTGCGCGGCACCCCCGCGGAGGACAGCGGCACACCACCGCTCTTCGCCGCCCTGCGGGCCCGGCTCGACGAGGCCACCGGCGGTGCGGGGCTGCGCCAGTTCAAGGCCTGTTTTGCGCCCCGCTGGGAGCCCCTCTACATGGCCGCGCCCAACCGCCTCGCCCTGGCGCTGGCCGCCGTCGACATCGCCCGCCGCGTCGCCCGCCCCCGGGCCCTGCCCCGGCTCGGGCCCGAGTTTGCCGCCCCCGGCGGCCTCGCCCCGCCCCGCACCGCCGACCGCGCCGCGAGGGAGCAGGCACCGCCGCTCCGCCGCGCCTCCTGA